The window GCCTGCACGGCGCGCCAAGTTGCCGATGATAACTTTCGCAAACAAATTCTAACGCTGCGCGACAATCCACCGCAGTTGGAGCGCGCTGTGTTCGAAATCAAACCAAATTGCTAACCGTGCAAAGGAGTTGGGTTACGCTCCGCTAACCCAACCTACAATTCGAACTCGCGCCTCACGCCTTGCTGTTTCCGCTTTTCGTTTTCCGCGTTTCCGCTTTCATAATTTTCTTACCCCTGGCTCAACACAAACACACCGAGCACAATCAAGCTCGCCGCGACGCCGTCGCGCAGCGTCACCACTTCCACGCCGCGCAGGGTGAAATGCGCTAGCGCAAAGGTCACCAGCGGCGAGATGCGCCAGATCGGCGAGAGCAGCGCCGCCGGGCCGTAGACCAGCGCGTAAAAGGTGCAGAGCGAGCCCAATCCTTCGGTGATGCCCGACAGCGTCGACAGCGCCAGCGCCTTGGCCGGCACGCGTTGAAACTTGATCTGCAGACCGATGACCCGGGCAAACAAGAACATGAACAGCAGCGCCGATACTTGAGTGATCATCGTGCCGAGGATTGGCAGGTTAGCGGAGTTGATGCCGATCTTTTTGAAAATCGGGTTCACACCAAAGCAAAGCGCGGAAACAATCGGAAAGAGAAAATACTGAAACTTGTCGACCCCGCGCCGGCCACTGTCTTTTGACTGCGTCAGCACCGCGATGCCAAAGACGATCAACGTCACGCCAGCTGCGATGTACCAGCTCATCTGCTCGCCGATGATCAACACGGCAAGCACGGCGGTCAACAGCGGCGAGCTATTCTTGATCGAGGTCGCTTTCGACGCGCCGATCTTATCGATGCCTTTGTAATAGAAAACTTTGCCGAAGCTCGCGCCCACCGCGCCGGCGAGAAAAAACGCCCAGAAGGCGCGGCTGCCGAAGTCGATTTGAAAAATCTCGCCGGACTGCACGGCGAGGCCGACGAGCATGATCACCGAAACATGCTGCTCGACCAGTGTCGCCGTGCTGACATCGGTGTACTTGAGAGAGCGCTTGAGCAAGAGCGGGCTGATGCCCCAGAGAATGCCCGCCGCCAGCGCGTAGGCGATACCGACTTGGAGTTCCGAGCTGAACACGGTTGAGACTATTTCTTAGTCTCCTCCTTCTGCTCGGTCATTTTCTTTTCCATACTCTCGACGTTTTTCTGCATGCCTTCCATCATCGCTTTTTCCTTTTGCATGCCCTCTTGGATGACTTTCTGCACGTCGACGGCGTCCTTCTTTTCACCGCAGGCCGCAAGCGCGGTCAGCGTGGCAGCCACCGCAACTAAACGAATGAATTTAACCATGTTTCCTCCTAGAATTTTCGCACTCATCCAGTTAGCAGCAATGCGCGGCGTGAAGCAACTGGCATTTGCCCCTGGCTTTGTTATCCTCCAGGTGTGCAATCGATCATTCTCGTCCTAACCCTCATGCCGGCGCTCTTGGCGCTGATGACCGGTGCCGGTCACGCGCAGAAGGCCGCCGCAAAAATTGGCGCAACGCTTAGCATCTCGGATCACGGCAACTGGCGCGTAGTGCACAAAGGCATCGAGTATCGCAAGATCACGCTGCAGCGCAGCGACCCCAACTCCACGGTGGAGTTGAAAGTCCTGCGCTTTGACCCGAAGGAAACTTCCGCGCAAGTGCTTGACGCCGGCAGATTTCAACTCAAAGGCGCCGAGGCCAAAACCTTCGCCGCAAAGAGCGGTGCCGTGGCGACTATCAATGCCAACTACTTTGACGAGAAAGGGCGGCCGCTCGCTTATCTGAAAACCGCCGCTCGGGAAGTCAACCGATTGGTTTCCAAGCACGCGCTCTACACCGGCGTGTTCGCCGTGCGCGACGGCGCGCCCGCGGTCATGCACCGCGATGAGTTTCAAGCGGCACAGGCCAGCGAGGCGCTGCAATCGGGACCGTTGTTGTTGCTGCGCGGCGCGCCAGTGGAAACCATGCCAGGCCTGGGCCGATACGCGCGGCGCGCCGTGGTGGGCGTCGATAAGAGCGGCCGCGTGCTCATTGCCGCAACCGACGGTGCGCTAGGCGGTGTGAGCTTTACTGAGCTGCAAGAATTATTTTCCAATTCGCGCTGGCAATTGGAGACTCCCGATCTCCTCAACCTCGACGGCGGCAGCTCGGCGCAGCTCTATGTCAAAACGGGAAAGTTCGAAGAGTCGGCGCCAGGGTTGTCTGAAGTTCCGGTGGCGATCGGGTTTTTTGCGAGGTGAAAAACGCGGCGCGAAGAGGGCAGATTCTTCGTCACTGCGCTCCTCAGAATGACGCCTGCTAGCGTTATTCCAAAGACGAGAACGCCAGCCGGCTCCATTCAAGCGTCGTCGACGGGAGCACGCCAAGCAAGAGCGTGCCGGCGAGCGCCAGCGCGACCGCGACGTAGAGATAGGGCGATTGGCGAAAGCTCTTGGCCTCGGCGCCGCCCTCTTCCATGTACATGGCGACGATCACGCGCAGATAGTAAATCACCGAGAGCAGGCTGTTCAACACACCGATGATGGCGAGGTTCAGGTGACCTGCCATCACGGCACCGCGAAAAACGTAGAACTTACCGACGAAGCCGGCCAGCGGCGGGAAGCCGGCCAGCGATAGCATGAAGATTCCCATGGCGGCGGCGAGAAACGGCCGGCGAAACCCGAGGCCGGCAAAGTCGCTGAAGTTTTCGTGGGGGTCGTTGGTTTCATGCAGGCTGGCGAGAACCGCGAATGCGCCGGCGGTCATTAGCATGTAGGCCGCCGAGTAAAACACCAGCGGCAAGCCGCCCCATTCTTCACCGACGACCAGGGGTATCAATAGATAGCCGGCGTGGGCAATGCTCGAATAGGCGAGCATGCGTTTGACGCTTTTCTGGGCGATCGCCAGCAGATTGCCAAAGGTCATGGTGCCGATGGTGATGACCCAGAGCGGGAAGACCCAATCGCCGTCCAGGGGCGCCAATTTGTGCATCAGAATGCGCGCCCAGGCGGCAAACGCCGCGGTTTTGACCGCCACCGACATGAAGCCGGTCACCGGTGTCGGCGCCCCCTCGTAAACGTCGGGCACCCAAAAATGAAACGGCACCGCACCGACTTTGAAGGCGAAGCCGACCAGCAATAATAGCGCGCCGCCGATCAGATAGAGCGGCCAGTCGCCCGACGGCTCGATCAGGTAGGCGGAAATCGAGTTCAGATTGGTCGAGCCGGTGGCGCCGTAGATCAAGGCGATGCCGTAGAGCAGAAACCCAGTGGCAAAGGCGCCCATCAAGAAATATTTCATCGCCGCTTCGCTCGACCGGCTGTTGCTGCGCCACATCCCGGTCAGGACATAAACCGCCACGGACATGGTTTCGAGACCCAGGAAAAACACGATCAAGTCGTTGGCGGCCGCCATCAGCACCATGCCGCAGGTGGCAAACAAGATGAGCGCATAGTACTCGCCTTCATAAATTCGCGTCTGGCGCACGTAGTGGACCGACGAAAGAATCGTCAGCGCCGCCGCGGCGATAAAGATCTGGGTAAAGAACAGCGCAAAATTATCGAGCAGGATGGTGTCGCCGAAGGCCCCCTCGCGGCTGCCCCAGAGGAGCACAGCCTCGGCCGAGCACAGCCCCAGGCCGAGCAAGCTAATCCAGGCGAGCAGATTTTTTTCCCGGTCGCGCAGCAAAAGGTCGAGCAGCAACACGACGATCGCTGTCAGCGCGATGTGAGCCGCGGGCAGAATCGGGATGAGGTTAACGTCGCTCACGCGGCTGCTCCGGGTTGGGTTCGAGTTTCAGCGCCACTGGCGCCGATTGGATGGCGAAAACCTTTTTCAATGTCAGATCCACCGACGGCTGCATGCGGCTCAGAAACGGCTGCGGATAGACGCCCATCAAAACGATCAGAAAAATAATTGGCGCCAGCAAAAGAATTTCCCGGCCGTTTAGGTCGTGCAGCTTTTGATTCTCGGGGTTGTTGAGCGGACCGAAGATCACGCGGCGGAACATCCACAGCATGTAGACGGCGCCCAGTATCACACCGCTGGTGGCGACCGCCGTCCAACGCGGTGAGACCCGAAATGAGCCGAGGAGAATCAAAAATTCGCCGACAAAGCCATTCAAGCCTGGCAAACCGATGGACGAAAAGGTCACCACCAGCAACAGCGCGGAAAAGATCGGCAGCTGTTTCCACAGACCGCCGAACTCTTCAATCAGCCGCGTGTGGCGGCGATCGTAGATCATGCCAACCAGGAGAAACAGCGCGCCGGTCGACAGGCCGTGGCTGATCATCTGGTAGATGCTGCCCTGTATGCCTTGCATGTTGAGCGCGAACAATCCCAAGACGACAAAGCCCAAATGGCTCACCGATGAATAAGCCACCAGTTTCTTGATGTCGGTCTGCATCATCGCAACGACGGCGCCGTAGACGATGCCGATGACGGCCAAGGCGATGAAGAGCGGCGCGGCCATCAGCGCTGCATCGGGAAACAGCGGAATCGCAAACCGGAGAAAGCCGTAGGTGCCGAGCTTCAACAAAACGCCGGCGAGAATCACCGAGCCGGCGGTCGGCGCTTCGACGTGCGCGTCCGGCAGCCAGGTGTGAAACGGAAACAGCGGCACTTTGATCGCGAACGAGAGCGCAAAGGCGCCAAACAGCCAGAGCTGCTGATCGAGCGGCAAATCCAGTTTGTAAATCTCCAGCAGATTAAAGGTCATCACCTGATTCACCTGCGCATGGCGCGCCGCCAGATAGATAATCGCGACGAGCATGAGCAGGCTGCCAGCCATAGTGTAGATGACGAATTTCAGCGCCGCGTAAATGCGCCGCGTGCCGCCCCAGACGCCGATGAGAAAGTACATCGGCACCAGCATGACTTCCCAGAAAACATAGAAGAGAAACAGATCGAGGGCGACAAACGCGCCGAGCATGCCGGTTTCCAGAAGCAGCATGAAGATCAAATACTCTTTGACTTTGTCCTTAACCGACCAGGAGGCGAGGATGGCGATCGGCATGAGGAGCGTCGTCAGAAGAACTAGAAACAGACTGATGCCGTCGATGCCGACATGGTAGCTGATGCCGAAGCTCGGCATCCAGGGCACGCGCTCGACCAGCTGCATCTCGCCGCGGCCGGCTTGGAACAGATTGAACACTTTTAGCGAAGCCATGAAGGTAATCAGCGTGGTGGCGAGCGCCATCGTAAACAGCGCATGCTTCTGCGTCCTCGGCATCAACGCCAAGGCGAAGGCGCCAACCACGGGCGCGATCAGAAGAAAGCTCACGTCGCCGATTACGAACATGGTTCCTATTGCTGCCTCAAGAAGTACGCCAGCAGCGCCAGTGTGGCGATCAAAAATGCCGCGAGATAGTGCTGCACGTTGCCGGTCTGCACGCCGCGCCAGACTGAGCTCAGGCCACGCGCGCTGGCACCGACGCCGTTGACGATGCCGTCGATGATCCAGGGATCGAAGAAGCGCGCAAAAAAGCTCGAGATCGCGGTGAACGGCTGGACGATGAAAAAGTCATAGAGCTCGTCGATGTAATACTTGTTGAAGGACAAACGATAAGGCGCGCCACCGGCCAGCGCCGCCAAAGAATCCGGCGCCGTGCTGCTCTTATAATAGAAGCGATAGGCGAGCAGAACGCCGACTGCGATGATCGCCAGGGTCAGACACATCAAACCAAGCTCCAACTGCACCGAGTGATGCGCCCCCTCATGCGCGCCGAAAATCGGTGCCAGCCATTTGTCCCAGCGGCTGCCCCAGAGATATTCCGGGGCACCAAGCCAACCGGTAAAGATCGAACCGATGGCGAGAATAATCAGCGGCTCGGTCATCACTTCAGGCGATTCATGCAGGTGCGCTTTGGTTTTCGCGTCAGCCCGGCAGGTGCCGTGAAAGACCATGAACAGTTGCCGAAACATATAAAACGCCGTGAGCCCGGCAGTCAGCCAACCGACGACCCAAAGCCAGCCCGAGCCATGGGCACTGCTATAGGCTTGCCAAAGGATCAAGTCTTTGGAGAAAAAGCCGGCCGTAAACGGCGCGCCGGCAATCGCTAACGTCGCGACCACATAGGTCCAATAGGTCCGCGGCATGTGTTCTTTCAAACCGCCCATCTTGCGCATGTCCTGCTCGCCGCCCATGGCGTGAATCACGCTACCGGAACCGAGGAACAGACAGGCTTTGAAAAACGCGTGCGTGAACAGATGAAATACCGCGGCGCTGAAGGCGCCGACGCCGACGGCGAGAAACATGTAGCCCAACTGGCTGACTGTGGAATAGGCGAGCACCCGCTTGATGTCGGTCTGGGTCAAGGCAATGGTCGCCGCGAAAATCGCCGTAGCGGCACCGACCCAGGCGATCAAGTGCAGCGTTCCAGGAGCCAACTCGAACAAGAAGTGCAGCCGCGCGGTCATGTAGACGCCGGCGGTTACCATGGTCGCCGCATGAATCAAGGCGCTCACCGGCGTCGGCCCGGCCATGGCGTCGGGCAGCCAGACAAATAGTGGAATCTGCGCCGACTTGCCGGTGGCGCCGACGAAAAGCAAAAGGGTGATGGCGCCAATGGCGATCGGGCTCAAGAGTTTTACGTGCTTTTCCAATTCGACGAAATCCAGCGTCCAAACTCCCTGGCGCGCCAGCTCGGCCACCAGCAGAAAAATCCCCAGGACAAAACCGAAATCGCCGATGCGGTTGACGATGAACGCCTTGTTGCCGGCGATGGCGTTGTTCTGATCGCGATACCAAAAACCGATGAGCAGATAGGAGCACAAGCCGACCCCCTCCCAACCGACAAACAGCAGGAGCAAATTATCGCCCATCACCAACAGCAGCATGAAAAACAGAAACAGATTCAGGTACACGAAAAAGCGCACCATGTCGGTGTCGTGTTCCATGTAGCCCAACGAATAGAGATGAATGAGAAACCCGATGCCGGTTACCACCAGCAGCATGACCGCGGTCAGAGCATCGGCCTGGAGGGCGAAGTTGACTTTGAAGCTGCCCGACTCGATCCAGGTATAAACCAGGTCGCGGAATATGCCGTTGTTGGGCAGCAGGTAAAAAACCCAGAGCGCAATCGCAAACGACGCCGCCACCGCGGACGATGCCAGCAAGCCCGCCGCGGTCTTGCCCATGCGCCCGCCAAAGAAAAGATTGATCGCGCTGCCCGCCAAAGGCAGCAGCGGAATCCAGCGCAACAGATCGCAGGGCAGAGTGAGTTGCGTCAGCGCTACCATTTGAGCAGTTGCATCTCCTGCGGATCGAGGGATTGCCGGTGGCGAAAAACCGAAATGATAATGGCGAGCCCGATCACCGCCTCAGCCGCCGCCACCGCCATGACGAAAAAGACCGTCACTTGCCCGGCCATAGCGCCCAGGTAGCGCGAAAACGCAATGAAGGTGAGATTTACTGCGTTGAGCATCAATTCGATCGACATCAAGACGACGATCAGATTGCGCCGCACCAGCACGCCGATCACGCCGATGGAAAAAATCACCGCGCTCAGAATCAAATAATAATTGAGCGGCACCAGCGCCATCTTAATGTTCCCTCTTCGCCAGCACGACCGCGCCGACGATCGCCACCAACAAGAGCACCGAGGCGATCTCGAACGGCAAGACAAATTCCGTGAAAAGACTCTTCGCCAAAGTCTCGGGGCTGCCAAAAATCTCCGTCGCCACCAGCGGGTCGGCGGGCGTTTCACTGTGATTCATCACCGCCATCAAGAGACCCGCCAACAACGACGCCAACACCGTGCCGAACCCCCAGCCAAGCGCGCGCGGCCGCTCCAGCGCCGTCGGGTTCAAAAACATAATGACGAACAGAAACAAAACCATGATCGCACCGGCATAAACCAACACCTGCAGCACGCCGACCATCGGCGCATGCAAGGTGAAAAATAGAATCGCGATCAAAAACAGCGCGGCGACCAGGGCGATGGCGTTGTGCACCACGTTGCGCTTGAACACCACCACCAGCGACGCCAGCACCAGCAGCGCGGCGATGAAATAGAAAAAGAGGATCGGCAATGTCATGGCTGCTATTCCACCGCGATGATGATCAAAGCTGTAATCAACACGTTGAGGAGCGCCAGCGGCAGCAGCATCTTCCAACCCAAGCGCATCACTTGATCGTAGCGAAACCGCGGCACGCTCCAGCGCAAAAGAATTTGCAGCCAGCAAAAGAAGAGGACCTTAAGCGTAAAGGCGCCGACTTGCATGAGCACGATCAACCAGTGCGGCATCAGCAAAACCGAGCCCCAGGGAAAGTGGAAACCGTCGCTCAACAGGTAAGGCACCTGCCAGCCGCCGAAAAATAGCGTCGTCACCAAGCCCGCTGCAGTGACGATTTCAGCGAACTCGCCGGCAAAGAACATGAGAAACTTGCCGCCCGAATATTCGACATGATAGCCCGCGACAATTTCTGATTCCCCTTCGGGCAGATCGAAGGGCACGCGCTTGGTTTCAGCGACGGCGGCGGTAAAGAACAGCAAAAACGCCACGGGCTGCAAGAATACACCCCAGGCTGGCAGCCAGCCGATGGCGGCCCTCGCCCCACCCCAGGACTCGGGCAAGAACTCGCGCAGCAGCATGCCTTGGCCGCGGGCGATTTCCTGCAATTCGAGGGTCCCGTAAACCATCAGAATGCCGACCACCGACAAGCCCATGGCCACTTCGTAGGAGATCATCTGCGCCGAACCGCGCACGCCGCCGAGCAGAGAAAATTTATTGTTCGATGCCCAGGCGCCGATGACGATGCCGTAGACGCCCAAGGATGCCATGGCGAAAACATAGAGGATGCCAATGTTGATGTTGGCGACCTGCAAGTTGATCAAGCGATCGCCCCACTGCAGCACGTCGCCAAACGGAATCACCGCGAAAGTGACCAGCGCCGGAAACAGCGCCATGCAAGGCGCTAGTGTATGGAGAAACTTATCGCCGGCGGGCGGAATGAAATCTTCCTTGGTGAGAAACTTGAGCGGATCGGCAATCAGCGTATTGACCAGCCCCATGCCGGCAAAGCCGAAGATCGACGCGCGGTTGGCGCCGATGCGATCTTGGATCAAGGCGCTGCCTTTGCGCTCGACCCAGCCTAAAATGCCGGCCAGGTTGAGCACCATGAAAACAACCAAAAAGGCTTTGATGGCGATGATTGTGAAATCGACGATCATGACGCTGCCGCACCACCACTTTTGAGATCGACCCCCTGATCGCCGATCGCGGCGTAACTCAAGCCGCCATAGGCCGCGACTTCTTTAGCCAGTGCAGCGAACACCTGGGCCGGAGTCGCGTACGACAACTTCTCACCGGCGAGCTCAAGCAAACGCGAGAAGATTTCGCAATCCTGCAGCGCCCCTTCGGGCGGCAGCACGGCGGCGTTGAGCCGCTGCACGCGGCCGTTGCGATTGGTGTACGTGCCGTCCTTCTCGCCGAAGTGCGTTGCCGGCAAAACCACATGGGCCAACTTCGCGGTCTCCGTCAGGCGCGTGTCCTGGACCACCAGAAAGGAAAGTTTTTCCAAGGCTGCGCGCGCTGCTGCGGCGTCGGCGCTTGTGTAAATCGGGTCCTCGCCAACGATGAACGCATTGGTGAATTCACCGGCGGCGATGCGTTTCATCAGCATTTCATAACCGCCGTTAGCACCCACGCCCATGTCGCGCGCACCGCGCCAGTTGGGTGAGCGGTCCGGGCTCATGAGAATTTTTTGCGTCTCGGTCAACGCCCGCTCTTCATAGAAAACCGCCGTCACGGCGTTGACCTTGTCCATCAGCTTGGCGAATAGGAAAGCCTCTTCGTTGGTGCTGCGGCCCGAGAGAATCGCCGCCGTGGCGCGGTTCGAGCCACGGCCGGTCAGCACGGCGCGCAGCGCCTCGTCCCACGTGGCCGGCATGAGCCCGCCTTCGCCGCGAATCAGCGGCGTTGTCAACCGTTCGCCCTCGGTTAACCCCTGAAAGCAATAGCGCCCTTCGTCGCAGATCCAGTGTTGGTTCACCGCATCGTTGATGCGCGGTTTAAAGCGCGCGATCTCGTTTTGATACGTTTCGACGCTGATATTGCAGCCAGTGCTGCAGCCCGGACAAACCGACGGCGTCTTCTGCAAGTACCAGACGCGCACCTTGAAACGAAAGTCGCGATCCGTCAGCGCGCCGACGGGGCAGATGTCGACGACATTCGCTGATAAAGGATTGTCGAGCACGGCGTCATCAAAGAGCGAGATTGTCGCATGGTCGCCGCGGTTGATCACCGCCAGTTCGTTGGTTTTGGTGATCTCCTGGCAGAAACGCACACAACGCGTGCACTTGATGCAGCGCTCGCCGTCGAAAATAACGTTGGGGCCGAAAATGGTTTTTTTGCGATCGTGGATTTTGCCGACGTCCTGACGGCTCTCCTGGAGGTTGTGCTCCATGTAGTAGTTTTGCAGCATGCACTCGCCCGCCTGATCGCAGATCGGACAATCCACCGGATGGTTGATCAGCAAGAATTCCATCACCGCTTTGCGCACCGCCAACACTTTAGGGCTCTGCGTCAAGACCGCCATGCCCTCGGCCACCTGGGTGTTGCAGGCGATCTGCAGCTTGGGCATTTTTTCGATTTCGACCATGCACATGCGGCAGTTGCCGGCGATGGACAGCTTCGGGTGATAACAGTAATGCGGTATCGCCACACCGGCCTCGGCCGCCGCCGCAATGACGGTCTTGCCCTTCTCGGTGACGACCTCGGTGCCGTTGATTGTGATCTTTACGGGATCCATCTATTTTCGCCGATACTTGTAGGGGCAGGCCTTGTGCCTGCCCGCGGATCGGGCAACCACAAGGGTTGGCCCTACAACCAATCCAACTACGTAACGCGCGCTAGTGCGTAACGGTGCACTTCCCTGCCGCGATATGAGCTTCGAATTCATCGCGGAATTTTCTGATAAACGCCCCCGGCGGCCACGCCGCGGCGTCGCCGAAGGGGCAGATCGTGTTGCCGGCGATGTTGCCGGCGACGTTGAGGATCAGATCCAAATCGCCTTTTTGGCCTTGGCCATGCTCGATGCGGTGCAGTATTTTCTCCATCCAGTGAACGCCTTCACGGCAGGGGCTGCATTGGCCGCATGATTCGTGCGCGAAGAACCGGCCCAGGTTCAACGCCGCTCGCACCATGCAGGTGGTTTCGTCCATGACGATGACGCCGCCGGAACCGAGCAGACTGCCCGCCGCCTGAACCGATTCGTAGTCGAGGTTTACTTTTTCTAACTCCTCCGGTTTTAACACCGGCATGGAGCCGCCGCCGGGGATGACGCCTTTTAATTTTTTGCCGTTGGCCACACCGCCGCAGTCTTCTTCGAGAAATTTCTTGAACGGATAGCCCATCTCGACTTCGTACACGCCTGGTTTAGCGACATGGCCGCTGACGCTAAAAAGTTTGGTCCCTTTGCTTTTCTCAGTGCCCATTGCCGAATAGGCGGCTGCGCCCCGTTCGAGAATCCACGGCAGCGTCGCCAGCGTCTCGACGTTGTTAACCACGGTTGGACAGCCGAACAACCCATGGGTCGCCGGAAACGGCGGCTTGACCTTGGGCCAACCGCGGCCGCCTTCCAATGACGAAAGCAAACCCGTCTCCTCACCGCAGATATAAGCGCCGGCACCGCGGTGCACGATCAAATCGATATCGTAGCCCGTGCCCAAAACGTTTTTGCCCATCAATCCCGCGCCATACGCTTCTTGAACCGCTTGCTCCAAGCGCTTGGCGCCAAAGGCCATCTCGCCGCGAATGTAAATGAACGAAGTGTGCGACTGAATCGCAAAGGCCGCGATCAAAGTTCCCTCGACGATGGCGTGCGGGTCTTGCTCGATCAACAAGCGATCTTTGAACGTCCCCGGCTCGCTTTCGTCAGCGTTGCAGACCACGTACTTCGGCTTCGGGTTATCCTTTGGAACGAAGCTCCACTTCATCCCCGTCGGAAACCCAGCACCACCGCGGCCGCGCAGCCCTGAAGCCTTCACTTCTTCGATCAGCTGCTCCGGCTTCATGCTCGAAACAACTTTTTGCCACGACGCATAGCCGCCGCGCGACTGGTAGGTCGCCAGCAGATGAGAATCGGGAACACCGATATTACGGAGTAAAACTTTTTCCATGAACTAAGAAATGGATAATGGACAATGGATAATGGACAATGATTCGGAACTTAGAATTGCGAGTTTTGAATTATCCATTGTCAACTATCCATTCATTTCATTCCGTCGAGAATCTTATCGATCTTCTCGTCGGTCAGATTCTCATAATAATCGTCATTGACTTGCATCATCGGCGCCGTGCCGCAGGAGGCCAGACACTCGACCTCCGATAACGTAAACCTCTTATCTTCCGTCGTTTGGCCCGGCTTGATGCCCAATTTCTTGCTCAGATACTCGGTGACCTTCTCCGCGCCGCGCAGCGCGCACGGCAGCGTACGGCAGACCTGAATATGGTGCCGGCCGATCGGCTTCTGGTTGTACATCGTGTAGAAAGTCACCACACTCTGCACCCGTGCCGGCGCCTGCCCCATCAGTTTGGCGACGTATTCGATGGCCTCCGAACCGATATAGCCGAACTCTTGCTGCGCTAGATAAAGCACCGGCAGCATCGCGGCTTCCTTCTTAGGATAGCGCGCAACCGTCTCCTCGAATTTCTTATAAGTCTCGGGCGAAAACTCCAAAGCCATAACCAAATCCGAAACGCCTTACCCCTTACTCCTCACCCCTCACGCGAAATCTTACCGGTCGCATTCCCCGCCGATCATATTCACCATGCCGAAGGTCGGCACGATATCGGCGATCATGTAGCCCTTGATCATTTCCGGAAAAGCCCCCATGGCGATAAAGCAGGGCGGGCGCACGCGCACGCGATAGGGCTTGCCGCCGCCGTCGCTGACGATATAAAAGCCGAGCTCGCCATTGCCGCCCTCGACGGCCGTATAAGTTTCCCCGGGGGGCACTTTGATGCCCTCCATGATGATCTTGAAATGATGCATCAGTCCTTCGATGCTGCCGTAAACTTTTTCTTTCTCCGGCAGGACAAAGCGCGGATCGTCGATCCACACCGGTCCCACCGGCAATTGCTCCAGGCCCTGTTCGACGATGCGCATGCTCTGTTCGAGCTCTTGAATGCGGCAAACGAAGCGATCGTAGTTGTCGCCCTTGGTGCCCACCGGCACATCGAACTGCATCTGGTCGTAAACGAGATACGGATACGCTTTGCGCACATCGTAGTTGGCGCCGGTGGCGCGCAGCATGGGACCGGTCAAGCTATAATTCAACGCCGTCTCACGCGAGATGACGCCGATGTTCGACATGCGGTCGATGAAGATCCGGTTGCGCGACAGCAGCCGGTCGCAGTCGCCGAGCAATTTGCGAATGGTCTTGAAAGTTGCCCTGACCCGCTCAGCGAAATCCTGCGGTAGATCGTGCTTCACGCCGCCGATGCGCACATAAGTCACCGTCAGGCGCGCGCCGGTCAAATTCTCGATGATGCGCGTGACCATCTCGCGCGCCTCGATCATATAGAACCCGACCGTGATGGCGCCCAACTCCGACGCCGCCATGCCGCAGCAGGTGAGATGATCGAAGATCCGCGCCAGCTCGCTGATGATGACGCGAATGTATTGGCAGCGCGGCGGCGTCTCGGCGCCGATCAGTTTTTCCACAGCCAGGGCATAGCCGACGTTATTGATCAGCGACGAGGCGTAATTGAGTCGGTCGGTGTAAGGAATGACCTGGGTCCAGGTCGCGTTCTCGCAGCTCTTGTCGAAGCCGCGGTGCAGAAAGCCGACTTCGACGTCGCAGTCGAGCACTTTCTCACCTTCGAG is drawn from Deltaproteobacteria bacterium and contains these coding sequences:
- the nuoF gene encoding NADH-quinone oxidoreductase subunit NuoF — protein: MEKVLLRNIGVPDSHLLATYQSRGGYASWQKVVSSMKPEQLIEEVKASGLRGRGGAGFPTGMKWSFVPKDNPKPKYVVCNADESEPGTFKDRLLIEQDPHAIVEGTLIAAFAIQSHTSFIYIRGEMAFGAKRLEQAVQEAYGAGLMGKNVLGTGYDIDLIVHRGAGAYICGEETGLLSSLEGGRGWPKVKPPFPATHGLFGCPTVVNNVETLATLPWILERGAAAYSAMGTEKSKGTKLFSVSGHVAKPGVYEVEMGYPFKKFLEEDCGGVANGKKLKGVIPGGGSMPVLKPEELEKVNLDYESVQAAGSLLGSGGVIVMDETTCMVRAALNLGRFFAHESCGQCSPCREGVHWMEKILHRIEHGQGQKGDLDLILNVAGNIAGNTICPFGDAAAWPPGAFIRKFRDEFEAHIAAGKCTVTH
- the nuoE gene encoding NADH-quinone oxidoreductase subunit NuoE encodes the protein MALEFSPETYKKFEETVARYPKKEAAMLPVLYLAQQEFGYIGSEAIEYVAKLMGQAPARVQSVVTFYTMYNQKPIGRHHIQVCRTLPCALRGAEKVTEYLSKKLGIKPGQTTEDKRFTLSEVECLASCGTAPMMQVNDDYYENLTDEKIDKILDGMK
- a CDS encoding NADH-quinone oxidoreductase subunit D; translation: MKAEEQELPSEIMELQMGPSHPATHGTIKFNLKLEGEKVLDCDVEVGFLHRGFDKSCENATWTQVIPYTDRLNYASSLINNVGYALAVEKLIGAETPPRCQYIRVIISELARIFDHLTCCGMAASELGAITVGFYMIEAREMVTRIIENLTGARLTVTYVRIGGVKHDLPQDFAERVRATFKTIRKLLGDCDRLLSRNRIFIDRMSNIGVISRETALNYSLTGPMLRATGANYDVRKAYPYLVYDQMQFDVPVGTKGDNYDRFVCRIQELEQSMRIVEQGLEQLPVGPVWIDDPRFVLPEKEKVYGSIEGLMHHFKIIMEGIKVPPGETYTAVEGGNGELGFYIVSDGGGKPYRVRVRPPCFIAMGAFPEMIKGYMIADIVPTFGMVNMIGGECDR